Proteins encoded in a region of the Desulfovibrio sp. JC010 genome:
- a CDS encoding ABC transporter substrate-binding protein — MSKKSYKHATLFSLLIAGLFMQLSVVTAHAGPTYAPEKIAAVMVGDRVVDIALGLGVIPQAMVIRGSQWEKGAQLKLATDILGCPLYATKKKPKAVAAYMKKYGLKKIIVEKSPQFCLHKKKVNPVNIVGLVADVPGVQVEYVDFSQGVASAIKQIALILDKEQLGIDLVQKYEKGMESIKVANLGKRVLVLKGLNMASGKYFVQVEAPGGYSDHYILSKLGCENIGAKIFSKKMKVSKGFATKRKFTDLDQANPDVIVITGDADAVQRAIAKALKDKPSLAEVPAIKNGAVICLPMYVDSSVLEYPKIFRQWKNALSM; from the coding sequence ATGAGTAAAAAATCGTACAAACACGCAACTTTGTTCAGCCTGCTTATCGCAGGGCTGTTTATGCAACTGAGTGTAGTAACAGCCCATGCCGGACCTACCTACGCTCCTGAAAAAATCGCAGCGGTGATGGTCGGGGACCGTGTGGTTGATATTGCTCTTGGTCTGGGAGTTATTCCTCAGGCTATGGTGATCAGGGGATCACAATGGGAAAAGGGAGCACAGTTGAAACTGGCAACTGACATATTGGGTTGCCCACTATACGCAACTAAGAAAAAGCCCAAAGCCGTTGCCGCATATATGAAAAAGTATGGTTTGAAGAAAATTATTGTTGAAAAAAGTCCGCAGTTCTGCCTGCACAAGAAAAAAGTTAACCCTGTGAATATTGTTGGTTTGGTAGCCGACGTTCCCGGAGTGCAGGTTGAATATGTGGATTTTTCCCAAGGAGTAGCTTCAGCCATTAAGCAGATAGCTTTAATACTGGATAAAGAGCAGCTGGGAATTGACCTTGTCCAAAAATATGAAAAGGGCATGGAGTCAATTAAAGTTGCAAATCTTGGAAAGCGGGTGCTTGTGCTCAAAGGGCTGAACATGGCTTCAGGCAAATATTTTGTTCAGGTTGAGGCCCCCGGAGGATACTCTGACCACTACATACTTTCCAAACTCGGTTGCGAAAACATTGGCGCAAAAATTTTCAGTAAAAAAATGAAGGTAAGTAAAGGTTTTGCGACCAAGAGAAAATTTACCGATCTCGATCAGGCCAATCCCGATGTTATTGTCATCACCGGTGATGCTGATGCCGTTCAGCGGGCTATAGCCAAGGCCCTAAAGGACAAACCGTCCCTTGCTGAAGTTCCGGCAATTAAGAATGGGGCCGTAATATGCCTGCCCATGTACGTTGATTCCAGTGTGTTGGAGTATCCGAAAATATTCAGACAATGGAAGAACGCGCTGTCCATGTAA
- the feoB gene encoding ferrous iron transport protein B gives MAKKYYVAVSGQPNCGKSTMFNALTGATARVGNYPGITVDRTEGHYEKGDFRADLVDLPGTYSLTSYSMEEVVARDVIVDEMPDVVINMLDATSLERSLYLAVQFMEIGVPVVLGLNMMDEVRKKGIRIDSEKLSELLGVPVVECVARKGEGRDELMEHVKEVADRTGGKWTPMDISYGHDLDQAIEEMSELIKENNFMTDRYNPHWLAVKYIEEDEIILENGQKVNPQVALLLESKVKEVAEHIKKTMDTYPEAVLADYRYGFINSLLKQGVISREDNLRFDNSDKVDMILTHKLLGPLIMLAVMYGMFYITFNVGAIPQGWVEDGFGWISGVVDTLMPDGLLKSMIISGAIDGVGAVMGFTPLILIMFAMLVFLEDLGYMARVSYMVDRVFRAFGLHGMSIMPFIMSGGLPGGCAVPGVMTCRTLRSPKERIATILTAPFMVCGAKTTAYILIVGAFYPDNATDVMFGIVLLSWVLALCVGRLLRWTVLKGEATPFVMELPPYRIPTLRGVAIHTWDRVWEYIKKAGTVILAISVLMWALMTFPQPTPGQVAAFDTQRAQVTEQSKTWSGTPEEVKTKLDDALARISNREGEEALKNSYAGQISEAITPVTDPAGFPWQANIAFIGAFAAKEVFVSTMSTAYSLGEEDPEDATSLSAKLAADPAWTPAVIWSVIVFLLVYVPCMVTVAVIIRETNWKWGLFSVFGSLGFGYALAVIVYQAGTSLGFG, from the coding sequence ATGGCTAAGAAATATTATGTAGCCGTATCCGGCCAGCCCAACTGCGGCAAAAGTACCATGTTCAATGCCCTGACCGGGGCTACTGCCCGTGTGGGGAACTATCCGGGTATCACCGTGGACCGCACTGAAGGACATTATGAAAAGGGTGATTTCCGGGCTGATCTGGTCGATCTTCCCGGAACTTACTCTCTGACTTCCTATTCCATGGAAGAAGTTGTCGCCCGTGATGTGATTGTTGACGAGATGCCGGATGTGGTTATCAACATGCTGGATGCGACTTCTCTTGAGCGGTCACTCTATCTTGCGGTGCAGTTTATGGAAATCGGTGTTCCGGTGGTTCTCGGCCTGAACATGATGGACGAGGTGCGCAAAAAAGGCATCCGCATTGATTCCGAAAAACTTTCCGAACTGCTCGGCGTTCCGGTTGTGGAGTGCGTGGCCCGCAAAGGCGAAGGCCGCGACGAACTCATGGAGCACGTCAAGGAAGTCGCTGACAGGACTGGCGGCAAATGGACACCCATGGATATTTCCTACGGCCATGACCTTGATCAGGCCATTGAGGAAATGAGTGAGCTCATCAAAGAGAACAATTTTATGACCGACCGCTACAATCCGCACTGGCTGGCGGTCAAATATATTGAAGAAGATGAAATCATTCTTGAAAACGGCCAGAAAGTAAATCCTCAGGTGGCCCTCTTGCTGGAAAGCAAGGTCAAAGAAGTTGCGGAACACATCAAGAAAACCATGGACACTTATCCTGAAGCAGTGCTGGCCGACTACCGCTACGGGTTCATCAACTCACTGCTCAAGCAGGGAGTAATCAGCCGCGAAGACAACCTGCGTTTCGATAACTCCGATAAAGTGGATATGATCCTGACCCACAAACTTCTCGGCCCCCTGATCATGCTGGCGGTGATGTACGGTATGTTCTACATCACCTTTAACGTGGGTGCTATCCCGCAGGGCTGGGTTGAAGACGGTTTCGGCTGGATTTCCGGTGTGGTTGATACGCTCATGCCGGATGGACTCCTCAAATCCATGATTATCTCCGGGGCCATCGACGGCGTGGGCGCGGTCATGGGCTTTACCCCGCTGATCCTGATCATGTTCGCTATGCTCGTTTTTCTGGAGGACCTCGGCTACATGGCCCGCGTTTCTTATATGGTTGACCGGGTTTTCCGGGCCTTCGGCCTGCACGGCATGTCCATCATGCCCTTCATTATGTCCGGGGGACTTCCCGGCGGCTGCGCTGTTCCCGGAGTCATGACCTGCCGGACCCTGCGCAGTCCCAAGGAACGCATCGCCACCATCCTCACCGCACCGTTCATGGTCTGCGGAGCGAAAACCACCGCCTATATCCTCATTGTCGGAGCATTTTACCCTGATAACGCCACGGATGTAATGTTCGGTATTGTCCTGCTTTCGTGGGTGCTGGCCCTGTGCGTGGGCCGTCTGCTGCGCTGGACCGTGCTCAAAGGTGAGGCCACTCCCTTTGTCATGGAACTGCCGCCTTACCGCATCCCCACCCTGCGCGGGGTTGCCATCCATACCTGGGACCGTGTCTGGGAATACATCAAAAAAGCCGGGACCGTCATTCTGGCCATTTCTGTGCTCATGTGGGCTTTGATGACATTCCCGCAGCCGACTCCGGGTCAGGTGGCGGCTTTCGATACCCAGCGTGCGCAGGTCACCGAGCAGAGCAAAACATGGAGTGGGACTCCTGAAGAGGTAAAAACAAAACTTGATGACGCCCTTGCCAGGATCAGTAACAGAGAAGGCGAGGAAGCCCTGAAAAATTCCTACGCCGGACAGATAAGTGAGGCTATCACCCCTGTAACTGATCCCGCAGGATTTCCGTGGCAGGCCAACATCGCCTTTATCGGGGCGTTCGCGGCCAAGGAGGTTTTTGTCTCGACCATGTCAACGGCTTATTCTCTTGGCGAGGAAGATCCCGAGGACGCGACTTCGCTCAGTGCCAAGCTGGCGGCGGACCCGGCCTGGACACCTGCGGTCATCTGGTCGGTAATCGTCTTTCTGCTGGTTTACGTGCCATGCATGGTCACGGTGGCGGTAATCATCCGCGAAACCAATTGGAAATGGGGGCTGTTCTCGGTCTTCGGTTCACTCGGTTTCGGTTACGCTCTGGCTGTCATTGTCTATCAGGCTGGCACCTCACTCGGTTTCGGTTAA
- a CDS encoding FeoA domain-containing protein: MSISLRKMPKNQKGIVSSVNASGELGRRIRDMGLVPGTELVVVGRAPLKDPVALRMKGFTLTLRNNEADYITIDVEN, translated from the coding sequence ATGTCTATTTCACTCAGAAAAATGCCAAAAAATCAAAAGGGAATTGTCTCTTCTGTCAACGCCAGCGGTGAACTGGGACGCAGAATCAGGGATATGGGACTTGTTCCGGGAACCGAGCTGGTTGTCGTTGGCCGTGCGCCTCTGAAAGATCCGGTAGCCCTGCGCATGAAGGGATTTACCCTGACCCTGCGCAATAATGAGGCTGACTACATAACAATTGACGTGGAGAATTAA